In one window of Leptospira sp. WS92.C1 DNA:
- a CDS encoding penicillin-binding protein 1A: MKQEPISYLSRFFVIHFRDRILQPIFNSQNPLKQLAKLCTILVFLNGFLFVFSIKDFWRVPDANQYEKPSVLYGLNDKNEYEPIAEFYRFSRVVLNIKDLAPEEDGKPNKLIRSFVSTEDNNFYSHWGLDLRGIFRAFMVNILAGRIKEGASTITQQVARLKFLNTERSFLRKAREAWLALLLEVVFDKNTMMEIYLNEIPLGHGTIGVGAAARFYFRKDVKDLTWGESALLASLTTRPTEFSPLVNPNSSSAKVRVVFKKFVENGILDIKTAEREYEAFSEYYITLNRSPNDSAFGDRLNRFPYFTEYVRKNLTRYIPKSTLYSGGLKIYSTLNIQHQAQAEKALYAGLKNQTAQSNQRTFTKIDAFDDAYGEIYDLLAMLNEVPDFKFKISRSIRTFNRAWQEDLRDELSALNLLSGTETLGEAIEWSYRSQQTEDFLLPVEGALISMRPDTGHITAMVGGSGFRSDNQQIRAFQAYRQPGSAFKPLVYAAAMEYFNQHPDPKKNVTAASLFSDSPLQYVLEDGDEWNPSNYTGEYSGFIRLREALELSRNSVAVRVLEHTGISNLMPNLEKILQIENRSVPRNFSISLGTFEVSPYELAKSYAVIASGGKQVFPLSVLYVEDINGNVIRDFREDAAKQERKQILSPEICYILTSMMEDVIKKGTGTGASAYGLSRPAAGKTGTTNNFRDAWFAGYSSELVSVVWIGYDTGTLSMGRGMSGGIVAAPIWGRFMSNALSKEKSKPFHFGNAHVIRKQICSISGKLPGSHCSQTEEEYFTKNTVPKEVCDDHRGAGFIPESEPEPPSSHQTKVKKKQKTNIFQGDDDLIR; the protein is encoded by the coding sequence ATGAAACAAGAGCCAATCAGTTATCTTTCTCGTTTTTTTGTAATCCATTTCAGAGATAGAATCCTTCAACCCATCTTCAACTCGCAAAATCCTCTCAAGCAGTTGGCCAAACTCTGTACGATTCTTGTATTTCTAAACGGATTTTTGTTCGTTTTTTCGATCAAGGATTTCTGGAGAGTTCCGGATGCGAACCAGTATGAAAAACCTTCCGTGCTTTACGGCCTCAACGATAAAAACGAATACGAACCGATCGCCGAGTTTTACCGTTTTTCAAGAGTCGTTTTAAACATCAAAGATCTGGCTCCCGAAGAAGACGGAAAACCGAACAAACTCATCCGCAGTTTTGTTTCCACGGAAGACAATAATTTTTATTCTCACTGGGGTTTGGATCTTCGAGGAATTTTTCGCGCCTTTATGGTAAACATTCTCGCGGGGAGAATCAAGGAAGGCGCCTCCACGATCACGCAGCAGGTCGCGCGACTCAAATTCTTAAATACCGAACGATCCTTCTTGAGAAAGGCAAGAGAGGCATGGCTTGCACTTCTTCTCGAAGTGGTCTTTGACAAAAACACGATGATGGAAATCTATTTGAACGAGATCCCGTTGGGTCACGGGACTATCGGCGTCGGGGCCGCGGCCAGATTCTACTTTCGAAAGGACGTAAAGGATTTGACCTGGGGAGAATCCGCCCTTCTCGCGAGTTTGACCACAAGACCGACCGAATTTTCCCCGCTTGTAAATCCGAATTCTTCGAGCGCAAAGGTTCGCGTAGTATTCAAAAAATTTGTGGAGAACGGAATCTTAGACATCAAAACTGCGGAACGCGAATACGAAGCATTTTCCGAATATTACATAACTCTAAATCGATCTCCGAACGATTCTGCGTTCGGGGATCGGCTCAATCGTTTTCCATATTTCACCGAATACGTTCGAAAAAATCTGACCCGTTATATCCCAAAGTCGACGTTGTACAGCGGCGGACTCAAAATTTATTCCACCCTGAACATCCAGCATCAGGCGCAGGCCGAAAAGGCGTTGTATGCGGGATTAAAAAATCAAACGGCGCAATCCAATCAAAGAACGTTTACAAAAATAGACGCGTTTGACGACGCCTACGGAGAAATCTACGATCTATTAGCAATGTTGAATGAAGTTCCGGATTTTAAATTTAAAATTTCGAGATCGATTCGAACCTTTAACCGCGCTTGGCAGGAAGATCTGAGAGACGAACTCAGCGCTCTCAATCTTTTGAGCGGGACCGAAACCTTGGGGGAAGCGATCGAGTGGAGCTATCGAAGTCAACAAACCGAAGACTTCCTGCTCCCGGTGGAAGGAGCATTGATCTCGATGCGTCCGGATACGGGTCATATCACAGCGATGGTCGGAGGCTCCGGGTTTCGATCGGACAATCAGCAGATCCGGGCATTCCAAGCTTACAGACAACCCGGATCCGCATTCAAACCTCTCGTATACGCGGCCGCGATGGAATATTTTAATCAACACCCTGATCCGAAAAAGAACGTAACGGCGGCGTCCCTTTTTTCCGATTCTCCCTTACAATACGTATTAGAAGACGGTGATGAATGGAATCCTTCCAATTACACTGGAGAATATTCAGGATTTATAAGGCTGAGGGAAGCTTTGGAACTTTCCAGAAACAGCGTCGCGGTCCGTGTCCTGGAACATACCGGAATCAGCAACTTAATGCCGAATTTGGAAAAAATTCTTCAGATCGAAAACAGATCCGTTCCAAGAAACTTTTCCATCTCTTTGGGAACCTTTGAGGTTTCTCCGTATGAATTAGCAAAATCATATGCGGTCATTGCCTCGGGCGGAAAACAAGTTTTCCCGTTGAGCGTTCTTTATGTGGAAGACATAAACGGCAACGTTATCCGCGACTTTAGGGAAGACGCGGCCAAACAAGAAAGAAAACAAATTCTTTCCCCGGAGATTTGTTATATTCTTACTTCGATGATGGAAGACGTAATTAAAAAAGGAACCGGAACGGGAGCTTCCGCTTATGGCCTATCTCGTCCGGCAGCCGGAAAAACAGGAACCACGAATAACTTTAGAGACGCTTGGTTTGCGGGATATTCTTCCGAACTCGTAAGTGTGGTTTGGATCGGATACGATACAGGAACTCTTTCGATGGGACGGGGAATGTCCGGGGGCATAGTCGCCGCTCCGATCTGGGGGAGGTTTATGTCCAACGCTCTTTCCAAAGAAAAATCCAAACCGTTTCACTTTGGAAACGCGCATGTGATTCGAAAACAGATCTGTTCCATTTCAGGAAAACTTCCGGGTTCTCATTGTAGCCAAACCGAGGAAGAATACTTCACCAAAAATACGGTCCCAAAAGAAGTCTGTGATGATCATAGAGGAGCCGGTTTTATTCCCGAATCGGAACCGGAACCCCCGTCTTCACATCAAACTAAAGTTAAAAAGAAGCAGAAAACTAATATTTTCCAGGGCGACGATGACCTGATTCGGTAA
- a CDS encoding zinc dependent phospholipase C family protein: MAGKITHLEVLSQVCKHLDHGTPEQRKIAILMRSESNRKFANIGAIAPDIFYFYHILSPGKTKKATIWGDMSHHNKVAELVLNFLDLILQTEEGVHRDRYIAFTLGYICHCAVDIITHPYIFYISGDFYNKDKKISSLAQYNHMRVENALDSWLLDFRWGMTPKEYDFVHHVDAIFKSGNKSWKMDPMLWHFWLRGLKDTFSDEFKKRYVGSEDKIIPGDLLNESFLGYLEFHRVLDSRSKWVRGALKFIDKLTFHKVRSSVLMLPLKEHIDKRIMNEEKKKWNYPADPTIIRDDSFVELINRSAQNGKDALTQAWNYLENKISRTAFLKEYQGYNLDTGLRFQGVDSMKEFSPIEEV; this comes from the coding sequence ATGGCTGGCAAAATCACTCATCTCGAAGTTCTATCGCAGGTTTGTAAACATCTGGATCACGGAACTCCCGAACAAAGAAAAATTGCGATTTTGATGCGCTCCGAATCCAACCGTAAGTTCGCAAACATCGGCGCGATCGCTCCCGATATATTTTATTTTTATCATATTCTTTCTCCCGGAAAAACAAAAAAGGCCACGATTTGGGGAGACATGAGTCATCACAACAAAGTGGCCGAACTCGTTCTCAATTTTTTGGATTTGATTTTGCAAACGGAGGAAGGAGTTCACAGGGACCGATACATCGCCTTCACTCTTGGATATATCTGTCACTGCGCGGTCGATATCATCACTCATCCTTATATCTTTTATATCTCCGGAGATTTTTATAACAAGGATAAGAAGATCAGCAGTTTGGCTCAATACAATCATATGAGAGTGGAGAATGCTCTGGATTCCTGGCTTCTCGATTTCAGATGGGGAATGACTCCGAAGGAATACGATTTCGTACACCACGTTGACGCCATTTTTAAGTCCGGAAACAAAAGTTGGAAAATGGATCCGATGCTCTGGCATTTCTGGTTGAGAGGCCTCAAGGACACCTTCTCCGATGAATTCAAAAAACGGTATGTAGGTTCCGAAGACAAAATCATTCCGGGCGATTTGTTAAACGAATCCTTTCTGGGTTATCTGGAATTTCACAGAGTCCTGGATTCCAGAAGCAAATGGGTCCGCGGTGCGCTCAAGTTTATAGACAAACTAACGTTTCACAAGGTACGTTCTTCGGTTCTTATGCTTCCGTTAAAGGAACATATCGATAAGCGGATTATGAACGAAGAAAAGAAAAAATGGAATTATCCGGCGGACCCCACGATCATCAGGGACGATTCCTTTGTCGAGTTGATCAATCGATCCGCACAAAACGGAAAAGACGCTCTAACCCAGGCATGGAATTATCTTGAAAATAAAATTTCCAGAACCGCATTTTTAAAAGAATACCAGGGATACAACTTGGATACGGGACTTCGTTTTCAAGGAGTTGACAGTATGAAAGAATTTTCACCCATAGAAGAAGTTTAA